Proteins encoded within one genomic window of Paraglaciecola psychrophila 170:
- a CDS encoding RodZ domain-containing protein has translation MIEKEEVKQPESDIQGPGQILRQARERANLSTQDIADKMKLKKALIEDIEQDNFDINISLTFVRGYLKLYAKHVHIEEAVILNAFEKLSTQIKEPIKLQSFSRRVANQANDDKLMLVTYLILSAIIALVVIWWFQQSSTETSASIKSNYPKTVIDDVITQEASPLEETLTSDSEFLLSSQTNESDFLDEPVVIEELTIDNQLVSAESVSDTADLEILSSAAIAKVETETAAPVELIFKFSGDCWMNLADATGENIAYGVKVKGRVMPVTGIPPFVVTLGAPEVVKIRYAGERIDMTFLPSGRIAKFDLPLSE, from the coding sequence ATGATTGAAAAAGAAGAAGTAAAGCAACCAGAGTCGGATATACAAGGGCCTGGTCAGATATTAAGACAGGCACGTGAGCGTGCCAATTTATCCACCCAAGACATTGCCGACAAAATGAAATTAAAAAAGGCCCTCATTGAAGACATCGAGCAGGATAACTTCGATATAAATATTTCGTTAACGTTTGTCAGAGGCTATCTAAAGCTTTACGCAAAACATGTTCATATTGAAGAAGCAGTGATCCTTAACGCTTTTGAAAAACTGAGTACTCAGATAAAAGAACCTATTAAGCTGCAAAGTTTTTCCCGTCGAGTGGCCAATCAGGCCAATGATGACAAATTAATGTTAGTGACTTATTTGATTTTGTCCGCAATCATTGCCCTAGTGGTAATTTGGTGGTTTCAACAAAGTTCTACTGAGACTTCAGCATCAATTAAGAGTAATTACCCTAAAACGGTTATTGATGACGTGATTACTCAAGAAGCATCGCCACTCGAAGAAACGTTAACCTCAGACTCAGAATTTTTATTATCTTCACAGACGAATGAAAGTGATTTTTTGGATGAGCCTGTCGTCATCGAAGAGTTAACCATCGATAACCAACTTGTTAGCGCAGAAAGCGTTAGTGATACCGCTGATTTGGAAATATTGTCTAGTGCTGCTATTGCAAAAGTAGAGACCGAAACAGCTGCACCAGTTGAGTTGATATTTAAATTTTCTGGTGATTGTTGGATGAATCTGGCTGATGCTACAGGTGAAAATATAGCTTACGGGGTTAAAGTTAAAGGAAGAGTCATGCCAGTCACCGGTATCCCACCTTTTGTGGTTACTTTAGGTGCACCAGAAGTAGTGAAAATACGCTATGCAGGTGAACGTATAGACATGACTTTCTTACCTTCTGGGCGTATTGCTAAATTTGATTTACCCTTATCTGAATAA
- the pilW gene encoding type IV pilus biogenesis/stability protein PilW: MLKMFSIVFIGLMLLSACTSQSNQNYGQNFDQIKASKTRVSLGLTYLSNGNFRQAKFNLDKALEFAPRSADANFAMAYYYQSVNELEQAENAYQYAMDLDPQNANIANSYGAFLCQNGVYEKAKKYFLKAVNTSSYISSAETYENLALCSRSQGQPEDAIQYLRNAVNHQPGRANSLFLFARSLVEVEDWQEARAILRRYEKIAQISPQSLLMAMKIERGTGNDTAAASYSNMLLKLYPDDAVTIKMLSDQQPEPEVPDKAAKVPFLNQEAEKVSGLVASKASENISNSSGVLPKKNELLSIEKVVKIAVQDISQAREAVAEQSSMQAAQVESEIMDTPEFHIVSSGENLYRISLLYNIKMQRLIDWNGLADASAIFDGKELFLVAPSVVE; encoded by the coding sequence ATGCTAAAAATGTTCAGTATTGTATTTATTGGGCTGATGCTGCTCAGCGCCTGCACCAGTCAAAGTAACCAAAATTACGGCCAAAATTTTGATCAAATTAAAGCATCTAAAACCCGCGTTTCTCTGGGTTTAACGTACCTTAGTAACGGAAACTTTAGACAAGCAAAATTTAATTTAGATAAAGCATTAGAATTTGCACCAAGATCAGCAGACGCCAATTTTGCTATGGCTTATTATTATCAAAGTGTGAATGAGTTAGAGCAAGCTGAAAACGCATATCAATATGCTATGGATCTTGATCCCCAAAATGCTAACATTGCGAATAGTTATGGTGCGTTTTTATGTCAAAATGGTGTTTATGAAAAAGCCAAAAAGTATTTCCTTAAAGCAGTGAACACCAGCAGTTATATTTCCAGCGCTGAGACTTACGAAAACTTAGCGTTGTGCAGTAGAAGTCAAGGTCAACCTGAAGACGCAATTCAATACTTACGTAACGCGGTTAATCATCAACCTGGTAGAGCTAACAGTTTGTTTTTATTTGCTCGCTCGTTAGTTGAGGTAGAAGATTGGCAAGAAGCTAGAGCTATACTCAGACGCTATGAAAAAATTGCCCAGATTAGTCCACAAAGTCTGTTGATGGCAATGAAGATAGAGCGTGGCACTGGCAACGACACTGCCGCAGCAAGTTATTCGAATATGTTATTAAAATTGTATCCAGATGATGCTGTGACCATAAAAATGTTATCTGATCAGCAGCCAGAACCTGAAGTTCCAGATAAAGCAGCCAAAGTTCCATTCTTGAACCAAGAAGCTGAAAAGGTCTCAGGATTAGTTGCATCTAAAGCATCTGAAAATATTTCTAATAGTTCAGGGGTTCTGCCTAAAAAGAATGAATTGTTATCAATCGAAAAAGTCGTCAAAATAGCAGTGCAAGATATTTCCCAAGCTCGTGAAGCGGTTGCAGAACAATCATCTATGCAAGCGGCTCAAGTCGAGTCAGAAATTATGGATACGCCAGAGTTCCATATCGTATCCAGTGGTGAGAATTTATACAGGATTTCGCTTCTTTACAACATCAAAATGCAACGTCTGATAGACTGGAATGGTTTAGCTGATGCGTCGGCTATTTTTGATGGTAAGGAGTTATTTTTAGTTGCCCCAAGCGTTGTAGAGTAA
- a CDS encoding bifunctional tRNA (adenosine(37)-C2)-methyltransferase TrmG/ribosomal RNA large subunit methyltransferase RlmN has translation MSTEVVSAQPKKINLLDLTREGLRTFFNEMGEKPFRAEQVMKWIYQQGVADFEQMSNLNKALRAKLQAKCEVKAPEIAYQKTAADGTIKFALKLEGGQEVETVWIPDGDRATLCVSSQVGCALECTFCSTGQQGFNRNLKVSEIIGQVWRVATTIGLNNDTAKRPITNVVMMGMGEPLLNVKNVVPAMELMLDDLAFGLSKRRVTLSTSGVVPALDMLGDQIDVALAISLHAPDNALRDVLVPVNKKYPIEVFLASVRRYLAKSNANQGKVTVEYVMLNGINDSTDQAHALAKVLADTPCKINLIPFNPYPGSPYTCSSNSRIDRFAKVLMEYGLIVVVRRTRGDDIDAACGQLVGEVVDRTKRVLKKQLKGESISVKMT, from the coding sequence GTGTCAACTGAAGTGGTATCTGCCCAACCTAAAAAAATTAACTTACTTGATTTAACTCGAGAAGGTTTGCGTACCTTTTTTAATGAAATGGGAGAAAAACCTTTCAGAGCAGAGCAAGTCATGAAATGGATCTATCAGCAAGGCGTGGCAGATTTTGAACAGATGAGTAATCTTAATAAAGCCTTGCGAGCAAAACTTCAAGCCAAATGTGAAGTCAAAGCACCAGAAATCGCATATCAAAAGACTGCTGCCGACGGCACCATTAAATTTGCATTGAAGCTAGAAGGTGGCCAAGAAGTAGAAACGGTTTGGATCCCTGATGGCGACCGAGCGACTTTATGTGTGTCTTCACAGGTAGGTTGTGCACTTGAATGTACTTTTTGTTCTACGGGGCAACAGGGATTTAATCGTAATTTAAAAGTCTCTGAGATTATTGGCCAAGTTTGGCGAGTCGCAACCACAATAGGTCTGAATAATGATACTGCCAAACGTCCGATCACAAATGTAGTGATGATGGGTATGGGTGAGCCGTTGCTGAATGTTAAGAATGTGGTGCCTGCCATGGAGTTGATGTTGGATGATCTTGCTTTTGGTTTATCCAAACGCAGAGTAACTTTAAGTACTTCAGGTGTAGTCCCAGCTCTTGATATGTTGGGCGACCAGATAGACGTAGCGTTGGCTATTTCATTACATGCACCTGATAATGCATTACGTGACGTGCTAGTACCCGTTAATAAAAAATATCCAATTGAGGTGTTTTTGGCCAGTGTCAGAAGATACTTAGCTAAGTCGAACGCCAACCAAGGTAAGGTAACGGTAGAGTACGTGATGCTAAATGGGATTAACGATAGCACTGACCAAGCTCATGCACTTGCAAAGGTATTGGCCGATACCCCGTGTAAAATAAACCTTATTCCGTTTAATCCTTATCCAGGCTCGCCATACACCTGTTCTAGTAATTCGAGGATCGATCGTTTTGCTAAAGTCCTAATGGAATATGGGCTCATAGTTGTAGTTCGTCGTACTAGAGGAGACGATATCGATGCTGCTTGTGGGCAGTTGGTGGGTGAAGTGGTGGATCGCACCAAAAGAGTGTTGAAAAAACAGCTGAAAGGCGAGAGTATTTCAGTCAAAATGACTTAA